One segment of Pseudobythopirellula maris DNA contains the following:
- a CDS encoding BlaI/MecI/CopY family transcriptional regulator — MSSTQLGRVQLLIMQVLWAKRRATARQITDAINEIEPIAHSTVQTLLRGLEEKGSVSHETEGRTFVFLPLVVEDEFKQNATRDLLDRVFSGNVGKLVTHLLKNENVPKEEIDEIRKFINRRSKK; from the coding sequence ATGTCATCGACGCAACTCGGGCGAGTCCAGCTCCTCATCATGCAGGTCTTGTGGGCAAAGCGACGAGCAACCGCCCGGCAAATCACCGACGCGATCAACGAGATCGAGCCCATCGCTCACAGCACCGTGCAAACGCTTTTGCGCGGCCTGGAGGAGAAGGGTTCGGTTTCACACGAAACCGAGGGGCGGACGTTCGTGTTCCTGCCCTTGGTTGTGGAAGACGAGTTCAAGCAGAACGCTACACGGGACCTGCTCGATCGCGTCTTCAGCGGCAACGTCGGAAAGCTCGTCACGCACCTCCTTAAGAACGAGAACGTGCCCAAGGAAGAGATTGACGAGATCCGTAAGTTCATCAACCGCCGCAGCAAGAAGTAA
- a CDS encoding M56 family metallopeptidase, producing MSWLSTHAVGIDVLVSVIGFAANWMLQSTLLVSIGLLVGALLRKSGSAAQSLVYRTTLAAALVCPVATFALSQAGYSGWAIGMPQAWVATAIEAPAGEAAIQSPEFNERGSSDMTVASAGDDRLINAKVPFNKSGAITAPIDFESLQSQPVSPGPFTAEAPATLQPVQEAIAVDLAPTVTLFGKAVAVAALAWLAAAGLLAMRLLMAWWRLASLRKSAIHADSVTRDTCRLLSDEMDVAAPEVRCSPYLPSPCLSGIRKPAVLLPEAELCLPVRDVLIHELAHLRRHDCFWNLLRQLATALFFFHPLLWVLSRRIETTAEEVCDDFVVQFGGNREEYAHRLVNIAELSSAPFAAAGVGIVSLRSMLARRVTRIMDTSRSLSTRVGNLLLLTVLMSGLAGVTMTGLIGLAPAATQANTTTEIGDQTELAELITQDAAPDDLITVRGQVVKPNGQPMSDADVYVLRYFWDYGDKKPLSSTKADQDGRFEISYRKSQFAETAGRPNQWRETCIAAFARGYGIGWAEYDRLKPGEGAIIRLAVDDVLIEGRVIDLEGKPVVGATVEVGSIDEPKADTLDEYLNAIKASQAISTAYRLMDGGPPHHKAGHWPAITTDSKGVFRVSGVGRERIVKLHVSGPTIVSSTLRVATRRMEPIVHPAYASRDADSETQYGSEFHYTAAPSRAITGVVRDADSGEPISGAEVWSWRFAGENISGITTIKTKSDNEGRYRLNGMPKGKGNEVVVVPTDLPYFTAEFEAPDPPGIEPVLLDIELHRGKWVTGRVTDKATGSPVAARMHYMAFPDNKLAYELPEFEYGTHCSLIQNRYRTDADGRYRVVALPGHGIIGVRAILDPYPVGQGFGDIESAGDRNAFVRINGPISPSPRSPTAMKEVRIVPEAEETVLDFALDSGSSVALRAVDPRGRPMKEVDVVGVTEIYGSHMKMDSAEFELTCFRPDEERTVLLSHPERRLGKALRIAVDKNRDGPLEVTLEPMAIVTGRLTRDGAPVPGLSIRIDVKGDSGYGRSLSRTATDKEGVFHHEELLPGLDYSIYAEGRGLEPTPLADGLTVMPGETIDLGTIDVNSKERPEPKRSIASQDVEPLPKSEADKFAGKVVDPDGNPAAGAELFLVFHIPEASGRLTPNWKPLATTNAEGGFRFTVKPSDFGSNATAREFGYGQIVATHPDFGFASAAASLFETSGEALRKVKERLKTVPPAYAGAIKKMLAAKGQPLKLQAESQPIRGRIVDINGQPVAGAKLTLLETWTGVDGTLDGWTRAAGEPKADYYSARMQTPQSMNGPQLRSVISPATTDADGRFRINGIGDGKIAWLLLEGPGIESAKVWTRTEAGEAIKLMRERRSPDLGFYTYHSSEFTHVAGPSVPITGVVRDAETKDPLAGITVKSQRRHGEQIGGWGQDFVRAVTDKEGRYRLEGMPIGKENSIAAIAPSGDTAYFSAERAAPTKTGEPTRVDFDLRRGIWVEGHVTDKQSGKGLPGRLKYYFDGKNPNFSEARSLGVDERDRLRARDDGGFRIAALPGVGYVAFLADDHETYPSAEGVLKANGRIEKPNESMIRTRPSYLMTTNYHVVAEIDPAEGAQQVRLDLEIDGGSLVVGRVTDPAGKPVAGYRYAGRQARMIGSWRPAKEDRFELLGYDREKPRHFYFVHQERQLAGHAVIESDLPADLVVQLQPAGRVTGRLVDQDGVPLPDCQLVPYHPPIATPSLLDNVHQAAPLPHNTPHSLSAQHETDAEGRFEIAGLAPGVEYQLRAFDRNSMMAKRRRAPKFSGPLDTVIKVEPGESKDLGDVRLLDEKEFAKRAEAGK from the coding sequence ATGAGCTGGTTATCGACGCATGCGGTTGGGATCGATGTTCTGGTATCTGTGATCGGCTTTGCCGCCAACTGGATGCTGCAATCAACGCTGCTGGTGAGCATCGGCCTGCTGGTGGGCGCTTTGCTCCGTAAAAGCGGCTCCGCGGCTCAGTCCTTGGTATACCGAACAACCCTGGCTGCGGCGCTCGTTTGTCCTGTTGCTACGTTCGCTCTGTCCCAAGCCGGATATTCGGGCTGGGCGATTGGTATGCCGCAGGCATGGGTAGCTACAGCGATCGAGGCCCCCGCTGGCGAAGCCGCCATCCAATCCCCGGAATTCAACGAACGCGGCTCTTCTGATATGACCGTAGCCTCTGCCGGCGATGATCGTCTCATTAACGCGAAAGTGCCTTTCAATAAGTCGGGGGCGATTACGGCGCCAATCGACTTTGAGTCGCTGCAATCGCAGCCGGTGTCGCCGGGGCCATTTACGGCGGAGGCGCCCGCCACGCTTCAACCAGTCCAAGAAGCAATCGCCGTCGATCTTGCCCCGACAGTTACGCTGTTTGGTAAGGCCGTGGCTGTGGCCGCATTAGCTTGGTTGGCCGCTGCGGGGCTGCTGGCGATGCGGTTGTTGATGGCGTGGTGGCGGCTTGCCAGCCTCCGCAAGTCTGCCATTCACGCCGACAGCGTAACAAGAGACACCTGTCGGTTATTATCCGACGAGATGGATGTCGCCGCGCCCGAAGTGCGGTGCAGCCCCTACTTGCCGAGCCCGTGCCTTTCAGGCATCAGAAAACCTGCTGTCTTGCTGCCCGAGGCAGAGCTCTGCCTGCCGGTGCGTGACGTGCTGATCCACGAACTCGCCCACCTGCGTCGCCACGATTGCTTTTGGAATCTGCTGCGTCAGCTGGCGACTGCTCTCTTCTTCTTCCACCCGCTGCTATGGGTTCTGTCACGGCGGATTGAAACCACGGCCGAGGAAGTGTGCGACGACTTTGTCGTACAGTTTGGCGGTAATCGAGAAGAGTATGCCCACCGGCTCGTCAACATTGCCGAGCTGTCGTCGGCGCCGTTCGCAGCGGCGGGCGTGGGGATTGTTTCGTTGCGGTCGATGCTCGCCAGGAGAGTTACGCGGATCATGGACACGTCGCGGTCGCTCTCGACGCGTGTCGGCAACCTGCTGCTGCTAACGGTCCTCATGAGTGGGCTTGCCGGAGTGACAATGACCGGTTTGATAGGCTTAGCGCCGGCTGCTACGCAAGCAAATACGACTACCGAGATCGGAGACCAGACTGAACTAGCTGAACTCATCACACAAGATGCGGCGCCGGATGACTTGATCACTGTCCGAGGACAGGTGGTCAAACCAAACGGTCAGCCCATGAGTGACGCCGATGTCTACGTTCTACGTTACTTCTGGGACTACGGAGACAAGAAGCCGCTTAGCTCTACCAAAGCGGACCAAGACGGTCGATTCGAGATCTCTTACCGCAAGTCACAATTCGCCGAAACCGCGGGCAGGCCCAACCAATGGCGCGAGACCTGCATCGCGGCGTTCGCAAGAGGCTACGGTATCGGTTGGGCCGAGTACGACCGCTTGAAACCGGGCGAGGGTGCAATCATCCGCCTCGCGGTTGACGACGTGCTGATCGAAGGGCGGGTGATCGACCTTGAGGGGAAGCCTGTCGTCGGCGCCACGGTCGAGGTTGGTTCGATTGACGAGCCCAAGGCGGACACGCTCGACGAATACCTCAACGCGATCAAAGCGTCGCAGGCGATCTCGACTGCGTATCGGCTCATGGATGGGGGTCCGCCACATCACAAAGCGGGCCACTGGCCGGCGATCACCACCGATTCCAAAGGCGTGTTCCGCGTGTCGGGTGTCGGTCGTGAGCGTATCGTTAAGCTGCACGTGAGCGGTCCGACGATTGTGAGCAGTACGCTCCGCGTCGCGACTCGGCGTATGGAGCCGATCGTTCACCCGGCCTACGCGTCTCGCGATGCCGACAGCGAGACCCAATACGGCTCGGAGTTCCATTACACGGCGGCGCCGTCACGCGCGATTACCGGTGTTGTCCGCGACGCCGATTCGGGCGAACCAATCAGCGGCGCCGAAGTCTGGAGTTGGCGTTTTGCCGGCGAGAATATCAGCGGGATCACGACGATCAAAACAAAGTCGGACAACGAGGGGCGGTATCGGCTGAACGGCATGCCTAAGGGCAAAGGCAACGAAGTCGTCGTTGTGCCCACCGATCTACCCTATTTTACCGCGGAGTTCGAGGCGCCCGATCCGCCAGGTATCGAACCGGTTCTGCTCGATATCGAACTTCACCGCGGCAAGTGGGTAACAGGTCGCGTGACCGACAAAGCAACCGGCTCGCCAGTCGCGGCCCGAATGCACTACATGGCTTTTCCGGACAACAAGCTCGCGTACGAGTTGCCCGAATTCGAATACGGCACGCATTGCTCGTTGATTCAAAATCGATACCGCACCGATGCCGACGGGCGGTACCGTGTTGTCGCGCTGCCGGGCCACGGCATCATAGGGGTGAGGGCGATCCTCGATCCCTATCCCGTTGGGCAGGGCTTTGGCGACATCGAGAGCGCCGGCGACCGTAATGCTTTTGTGCGAATCAACGGCCCTATCAGCCCTTCACCAAGATCGCCGACCGCCATGAAGGAAGTGCGGATCGTCCCCGAAGCTGAGGAAACCGTCCTAGACTTTGCGCTCGATTCGGGCAGCAGCGTGGCGCTCCGAGCGGTGGACCCCCGTGGGAGACCGATGAAAGAAGTCGATGTGGTTGGCGTCACCGAGATCTACGGGTCCCACATGAAGATGGACTCGGCCGAGTTCGAACTCACCTGCTTCCGCCCCGACGAAGAACGCACCGTGCTGCTCAGTCACCCCGAGCGGCGACTCGGCAAGGCGCTCCGCATTGCCGTCGACAAGAACCGGGACGGCCCACTGGAGGTGACGCTCGAACCGATGGCAATCGTCACGGGACGGCTAACACGTGACGGCGCCCCGGTCCCTGGCTTATCGATACGCATCGATGTGAAAGGCGACTCTGGCTATGGCCGCAGTCTTAGTCGCACGGCCACGGATAAAGAAGGCGTATTCCACCACGAGGAGCTCCTTCCTGGTCTCGATTACTCCATCTACGCCGAAGGGCGAGGGCTTGAGCCAACCCCCCTTGCCGATGGGCTCACCGTAATGCCTGGCGAGACGATCGATCTGGGAACGATCGACGTAAATAGTAAAGAACGCCCCGAGCCGAAGCGATCGATCGCGAGTCAAGACGTCGAACCGCTTCCGAAGAGCGAAGCCGACAAGTTCGCCGGCAAGGTGGTCGATCCCGACGGCAACCCCGCCGCCGGCGCGGAGTTGTTCTTGGTGTTTCACATCCCCGAGGCGAGCGGGCGGTTGACGCCGAATTGGAAACCACTGGCGACGACTAACGCCGAGGGCGGGTTCCGCTTCACGGTGAAGCCCAGCGACTTCGGATCCAACGCTACGGCCCGCGAGTTCGGCTACGGCCAGATCGTCGCGACGCACCCTGACTTTGGCTTTGCCTCGGCGGCGGCAAGCCTGTTTGAGACCAGTGGCGAGGCATTACGCAAAGTCAAAGAGCGTCTGAAGACGGTTCCGCCGGCTTATGCGGGAGCCATCAAAAAGATGCTCGCGGCCAAAGGGCAGCCGCTCAAGCTGCAGGCGGAGAGCCAGCCGATCCGCGGCCGCATTGTCGACATCAACGGTCAGCCGGTCGCCGGCGCCAAGCTAACGCTACTGGAAACGTGGACGGGCGTCGACGGTACGCTCGACGGCTGGACCAGGGCGGCTGGTGAGCCCAAGGCGGACTATTACTCAGCGCGGATGCAAACGCCGCAAAGCATGAATGGTCCTCAACTGCGTTCGGTTATCTCGCCAGCGACAACCGACGCTGACGGACGCTTTCGAATCAATGGCATCGGGGATGGCAAGATCGCATGGCTGCTCCTAGAAGGCCCCGGCATTGAGTCGGCCAAGGTCTGGACCCGCACCGAGGCCGGAGAAGCGATCAAGCTGATGCGTGAGCGGCGTTCGCCCGACCTAGGATTTTATACCTACCACTCGTCTGAGTTCACACACGTCGCGGGCCCTTCGGTCCCAATCACCGGCGTCGTACGCGACGCCGAAACGAAGGATCCTCTGGCTGGGATCACCGTTAAAAGCCAGAGGCGGCACGGTGAGCAGATCGGCGGTTGGGGGCAAGACTTCGTCCGCGCAGTGACCGACAAAGAGGGCCGCTATCGCCTCGAAGGGATGCCGATCGGCAAGGAAAACTCCATCGCCGCGATAGCACCGAGTGGTGATACAGCCTACTTCTCGGCCGAGAGAGCGGCTCCTACCAAGACGGGCGAGCCCACACGCGTCGACTTTGATCTTCGACGCGGTATTTGGGTCGAAGGCCACGTCACCGACAAGCAATCCGGCAAGGGCCTACCGGGCAGGCTGAAGTACTACTTTGACGGTAAGAACCCCAACTTTAGCGAAGCACGCTCGCTAGGCGTAGACGAGCGAGATCGCTTGCGAGCCCGCGATGACGGCGGCTTCCGGATTGCAGCTTTACCCGGCGTTGGGTACGTCGCGTTCTTAGCCGACGATCACGAAACGTATCCAAGTGCCGAGGGCGTGCTCAAGGCGAATGGTCGGATCGAAAAGCCCAACGAATCAATGATCCGGACCCGCCCCTCCTACTTGATGACGACCAACTATCACGTTGTCGCCGAGATCGATCCCGCCGAGGGCGCTCAGCAGGTGAGGCTGGATCTCGAAATCGACGGGGGCTCGCTCGTTGTTGGCCGCGTTACGGATCCAGCTGGTAAACCAGTAGCTGGCTACCGCTATGCGGGCCGTCAGGCGCGGATGATTGGGTCGTGGCGCCCGGCGAAAGAAGACCGATTCGAATTGCTCGGATACGATCGCGAGAAGCCGCGCCATTTCTACTTTGTCCATCAAGAACGTCAGCTGGCAGGGCATGCGGTAATCGAGAGCGATCTTCCTGCCGACCTTGTCGTCCAACTCCAACCCGCTGGGAGAGTGACTGGGCGTCTTGTTGACCAAGATGGCGTTCCGCTGCCCGATTGCCAGTTGGTTCCATATCATCCGCCAATCGCGACTCCCTCTCTCCTAGACAACGTACATCAGGCGGCGCCGCTGCCGCACAACACCCCTCATTCATTGAGCGCACAGCACGAGACCGATGCCGAGGGTCGGTTCGAGATTGCTGGCCTCGCTCCGGGCGTCGAGTACCAACTGCGGGCGTTCGATCGTAACAGCATGATGGCCAAACGCCGCCGAGCGCCGAAGTTCTCCGGTCCGCTGGACACGGTAATCAAGGTTGAACCCGGAGAATCGAAAGACCTGGGCGACGTGAGGTTGTTAGACGAGAAAGAGTTCGCCAAACGTGCAGAGGCGGGCAAGTGA